A part of Streptomyces sp. NBC_01451 genomic DNA contains:
- a CDS encoding lantibiotic dehydratase, producing MVWPDLTGPSAHQESWRAWLQQIWQATDFATAVEFSSPDLARRVRQLCVGEPVPDLAARRAVLSVVRYLLRARSRATPFGLFAGVEAARTAAVPVLRAGTAHRAVTRPDAAWTAALVDRLEEHRELRPRLTLLASSLAFERDGRLMIEHRSSSAIDGDPVHVGIRATGPVRTAMDGARTPVLWTVLAEKLAAGFPAASPTAIENLLANLVRQRFLITSLRPAVMASDPIAALLGHVQHLPAAEAAELREVAAGLARHDDATVAPAGVRAERARVTAAMTRLCPAAKPALALDLRLDWDLVIPEAVAEEVASAAAVLTRLAPRAVLSPGWAAWHDRFLDRYGPGAVVPVLDAVDLLGYPSGYLGSPAAPTGPTLTARDSRLLALAYTAATRRRRQVRLDDAAIDELAVADPGRPVQPSTEMTFRIHAASLSALEQGEFTLHVVGVARAAGTATGRFLHLFDADDRRRMIDSYAGLPGVPQDALIAQISTTPLYIRSANVAHTPQVAELVIPLGDYHGPDRDRLPVTDLAVTADTERLHLVSLSRRRPVHTMLLNAVDLTHHTHPLARFLVEAPVALAVPCTGFSWGAAVSSLPFLPALRYGRTVLSPARWTLGEDDLPGARTPWPQWDEALAEWRRDVLLPEHVYLGDGDRRMNLDLAEPSHRVLLRTHVERDGRALLRAAPEPGDLGWTGGRAHEIVIPLAAVEQTRTPVRGTGDVVGREDGRLPGCGNLLSIGLHGYRDRQDPLLTRHLPSLLGELGEPRWWFVRHRDPEDHLRLRLACAPGSLGTTVGQIGEWTRRLRHAGLITHASLETYYPQTARFGGPAAMEAAEEYFAADSAAVLAQLSAQAGRDAPDARAVTAASMVDIAVGLLGDATKAMRWLVGHTHTDRSAPSRAVYDQTIALTAGLLTSRAPGTPVPDARVTASWSARRAALHAYRGALESAGTLPPQEVLPDLLHLHHVRMCGPGLPEERAHLHLARAAALSWTARARRTS from the coding sequence ATGGTCTGGCCGGACCTGACCGGCCCGTCCGCGCACCAGGAGTCGTGGCGGGCGTGGCTCCAACAGATCTGGCAGGCAACCGACTTCGCCACCGCGGTCGAGTTCTCCAGCCCCGACCTGGCGAGACGGGTGCGGCAGCTGTGCGTCGGCGAGCCGGTGCCGGACCTCGCCGCGCGGCGCGCGGTGCTGTCGGTGGTGCGCTACCTGCTGCGCGCCCGCTCACGTGCCACTCCGTTCGGTCTGTTCGCCGGTGTCGAGGCCGCCCGCACAGCGGCTGTTCCCGTCCTGCGTGCGGGCACCGCGCACCGGGCGGTCACCCGACCGGACGCGGCATGGACCGCGGCTCTTGTCGACCGGCTGGAGGAACACCGTGAGCTCCGACCCCGTCTGACGCTGCTCGCCTCCAGCCTCGCGTTCGAGCGCGACGGACGCCTGATGATCGAGCACCGCTCAAGCAGTGCGATCGACGGCGACCCCGTGCACGTGGGGATTCGCGCCACCGGGCCGGTCCGGACGGCCATGGACGGAGCACGGACGCCGGTCCTGTGGACGGTTCTCGCCGAAAAGCTCGCCGCCGGTTTCCCGGCCGCCTCGCCCACCGCGATCGAGAACCTGCTCGCGAACCTGGTACGACAGCGATTCCTGATCACCAGTCTGCGTCCCGCGGTCATGGCCTCCGACCCGATCGCCGCCCTGCTGGGACACGTACAGCATCTGCCCGCGGCCGAAGCCGCCGAGTTGCGCGAGGTCGCGGCGGGACTCGCACGGCACGACGACGCGACCGTCGCCCCCGCGGGCGTCCGCGCCGAACGCGCGCGAGTGACGGCCGCGATGACACGGCTGTGTCCCGCCGCGAAACCCGCGCTCGCCCTCGACCTGCGGCTGGACTGGGACCTGGTGATCCCGGAGGCGGTCGCCGAGGAAGTGGCGTCGGCCGCCGCGGTGCTCACGCGCCTCGCGCCGCGGGCGGTGCTGAGCCCCGGGTGGGCTGCCTGGCACGACCGCTTCCTCGACCGCTACGGCCCGGGAGCGGTGGTACCCGTCCTGGACGCCGTCGACCTCCTCGGCTACCCGTCCGGCTACCTCGGGTCCCCAGCCGCGCCGACGGGCCCGACGCTGACCGCCCGTGACAGCCGGCTGCTGGCGCTCGCGTACACCGCCGCGACGAGGCGCCGCCGCCAGGTCCGACTAGATGATGCCGCGATCGACGAACTGGCGGTGGCGGATCCCGGCAGGCCCGTCCAGCCGAGCACCGAGATGACCTTCCGGATCCACGCCGCGAGCCTGTCCGCCCTGGAACAGGGGGAGTTCACGCTGCACGTCGTCGGGGTGGCCCGTGCGGCGGGAACGGCCACCGGGCGTTTCCTCCACCTGTTCGACGCCGACGACCGCCGCCGGATGATCGACTCGTACGCCGGCCTGCCGGGCGTGCCACAGGACGCGCTGATCGCGCAGATCAGTACCACCCCGCTGTACATACGCTCGGCGAACGTCGCGCACACCCCGCAGGTCGCGGAGCTGGTGATCCCCCTGGGCGACTACCACGGCCCGGACAGGGACCGGCTGCCCGTGACGGACCTGGCGGTGACCGCCGATACCGAGCGGTTGCACCTGGTCTCGCTCTCCCGCCGCCGCCCGGTGCACACGATGCTCCTGAACGCGGTGGACCTGACCCACCACACCCATCCGCTGGCGCGGTTCCTGGTGGAGGCACCGGTGGCACTGGCCGTCCCGTGCACCGGGTTCTCGTGGGGCGCCGCCGTTTCCAGCCTGCCGTTCCTGCCCGCACTGCGCTACGGGCGCACCGTACTGTCCCCGGCCCGCTGGACACTCGGCGAGGACGACCTGCCCGGCGCGCGGACGCCGTGGCCGCAGTGGGACGAGGCCCTGGCCGAGTGGCGCCGCGATGTTCTCCTGCCCGAGCACGTCTACCTGGGCGACGGAGACCGGCGCATGAACCTGGACCTGGCGGAGCCCTCGCACCGGGTCCTGCTCCGTACCCACGTGGAGCGTGACGGCAGGGCACTGCTGCGTGCCGCACCGGAGCCCGGGGACCTGGGCTGGACCGGTGGGCGCGCCCACGAGATCGTCATACCCCTGGCCGCTGTGGAGCAGACCCGTACACCGGTCCGTGGAACGGGCGACGTCGTCGGTCGGGAGGACGGCCGGCTGCCCGGCTGCGGAAACCTGCTCTCCATCGGGCTGCACGGGTACCGCGACCGTCAGGATCCGCTCCTGACCCGGCATCTGCCGTCCCTGCTGGGGGAGTTGGGAGAGCCTCGCTGGTGGTTCGTCCGACACCGTGATCCCGAGGATCACCTACGTCTCCGTCTGGCCTGCGCGCCCGGTTCACTCGGCACCACTGTCGGGCAGATCGGCGAGTGGACCAGGCGGCTTCGGCACGCGGGCCTGATCACCCACGCGAGCCTGGAGACCTACTACCCGCAGACCGCGCGCTTCGGTGGCCCCGCGGCGATGGAAGCGGCCGAGGAGTACTTCGCCGCCGACTCGGCAGCCGTCCTGGCCCAGTTGTCCGCGCAGGCCGGCCGGGACGCTCCCGACGCTCGCGCGGTGACCGCCGCGAGCATGGTGGACATCGCCGTCGGCCTGCTCGGCGACGCCACGAAGGCGATGCGGTGGCTGGTCGGGCACACCCACACGGACAGGAGCGCCCCGAGCCGAGCGGTCTACGACCAGACCATCGCCCTGACGGCCGGCCTCCTCACGTCCCGGGCCCCCGGCACCCCGGTGCCGGACGCGCGCGTCACCGCGAGCTGGTCCGCACGCCGCGCCGCGCTGCACGCCTACCGCGGCGCGCTGGAGAGCGCGGGGACGCTGCCCCCGCAGGAGGTGCTCCCGGACCTGCTGCATCTCCACCACGTCCGCATGTGCGGGCCGGGACTTCCCGAGGAACGCGCACACCTGCACCTGGCCAGAGCCGCCGCACTGAGCTGGACGGCACGGGCGCGGAGAACCTCGTGA
- a CDS encoding sigma-70 family RNA polymerase sigma factor — MRRRQHTPMPVMPPLAAAMADPAVTAPPPVPRPAAPSEVLAPVAGDPAEAEREAALAGLFELHYASMLRLAVLLGADDPENVVAEAYYQLYRKWRRLRETAAAEAYLRSTVCNLTRMRIRHLQVARRHVENPPLPDDSVASAESTALLHDDQRVLIGALQQLPARQREALVLRHWLGLKESEIAAAMGISCGSVKTHTARGIAALTQAMEARR; from the coding sequence GTGAGACGCAGACAGCACACACCGATGCCGGTGATGCCACCGTTGGCCGCGGCCATGGCCGATCCGGCCGTCACCGCACCGCCGCCCGTTCCACGGCCCGCCGCCCCGAGCGAGGTTCTCGCTCCCGTGGCGGGCGATCCGGCCGAGGCCGAACGGGAGGCCGCTCTCGCCGGCCTCTTCGAGCTGCACTACGCCTCGATGCTTCGGCTGGCCGTCCTGCTCGGCGCGGACGACCCGGAGAACGTGGTGGCCGAGGCCTACTACCAGCTCTACCGGAAGTGGCGGCGGCTGCGCGAGACCGCGGCGGCGGAGGCGTATCTGCGCTCCACCGTGTGCAATCTGACCCGGATGCGCATACGCCACCTCCAGGTGGCCCGCAGACATGTGGAGAACCCGCCCCTGCCGGACGACTCGGTCGCCTCCGCCGAGAGCACCGCTCTGCTCCACGACGACCAGCGCGTACTGATCGGCGCCCTCCAGCAGTTGCCCGCCCGGCAGCGCGAGGCGCTCGTCCTTCGTCACTGGCTCGGCCTCAAGGAGAGCGAGATCGCCGCCGCGATGGGGATCTCCTGCGGATCGGTCAAGACACACACCGCACGCGGCATCGCCGCTCTGACCCAGGCGATGGAGGCACGGCGATGA
- a CDS encoding sodium:solute symporter family protein: MADSAMTATFLAVIGGASLLAVTARRLRPSDRLPSLEGWALADRSLGPVWTWLLLGGTIFTAYTFTAVPGLAYGNGAPAFFAVPYTVIVCPLAFVLLTRLWAVARRHGYITAADFVRGRYGSPPLALVVALTGILATMPYLALQLLGIRAVLTAGGLYPQGAAGDLVMVALFAGLAVATYRHGLRAPAVISALKAVAVFVSLGAVCWLVLDRFGGPGPVFDGAARRLGGTDAAHSPLLLSPAQQPAYATLALGSALALLVYPHVLTAGFAADGTRTVRKVTVSLPAWTGLLALFGFLGIAALAAGVRAPEGGAEAAVPMLVDRLMPGPLAGLVFGAITVGALVPAAVMSIAAATSFVRNVYVEYVHPTATPKRQVRIAKAVSLTAKVGAVAFVFGLRDQDAVNLQLLGGVWILQIFPAVAVGLFTGRLHPRALLAGWATGMAAGTFMVVREGFSSIVPFGPADQPLQIYAGLAALLLNLAVAVLGTAALERLGVPRGADATDLPSRLTVRRRPETGANNP, translated from the coding sequence ATGGCGGACAGCGCCATGACCGCGACGTTCCTCGCCGTGATCGGCGGGGCGTCGCTGCTCGCCGTGACCGCGCGCCGCCTGCGCCCCAGCGACCGCCTGCCCTCCCTGGAGGGCTGGGCACTGGCCGACCGCAGCCTCGGCCCGGTGTGGACCTGGCTGCTGCTCGGCGGCACGATCTTCACCGCGTACACCTTCACCGCCGTGCCCGGACTGGCGTACGGCAACGGGGCGCCGGCCTTCTTCGCCGTGCCGTACACGGTGATCGTCTGCCCGCTCGCGTTCGTCCTGCTGACCCGGCTGTGGGCGGTGGCACGGCGGCACGGGTACATCACCGCGGCCGACTTCGTACGCGGGCGGTACGGCTCGCCGCCGCTGGCGCTGGTGGTCGCGCTGACCGGGATCCTCGCGACGATGCCCTATCTGGCGCTCCAACTCCTGGGTATACGCGCCGTGTTGACCGCCGGGGGCCTCTATCCGCAGGGCGCTGCCGGGGATCTCGTCATGGTGGCCCTGTTCGCGGGGCTCGCGGTGGCGACCTACCGGCACGGACTGCGCGCACCGGCCGTCATCTCGGCGCTCAAGGCGGTGGCCGTCTTCGTGTCGCTGGGCGCCGTCTGCTGGCTGGTCCTCGACCGGTTCGGCGGGCCCGGGCCCGTCTTCGACGGGGCGGCGCGCCGCCTCGGCGGCACGGACGCCGCCCACTCGCCGCTGCTCCTGTCCCCCGCCCAGCAGCCGGCGTACGCCACTCTCGCCCTGGGCTCCGCACTGGCCCTGCTCGTGTACCCGCATGTGCTCACCGCCGGTTTCGCGGCCGACGGCACCCGCACCGTCCGTAAGGTCACCGTCTCGCTGCCCGCGTGGACGGGCCTGCTGGCGCTCTTCGGCTTCCTCGGCATCGCGGCCCTGGCGGCGGGGGTACGGGCACCGGAGGGCGGGGCCGAGGCGGCCGTGCCGATGCTGGTCGACCGGCTGATGCCGGGCCCGCTGGCCGGGCTGGTGTTCGGCGCGATCACCGTGGGCGCGCTGGTCCCGGCCGCGGTGATGTCGATCGCCGCCGCCACCAGCTTCGTACGCAATGTGTACGTCGAGTACGTGCATCCGACGGCCACGCCCAAGCGGCAGGTGCGCATCGCCAAGGCGGTGTCGCTCACCGCGAAGGTGGGGGCCGTCGCGTTCGTGTTCGGACTGCGCGACCAGGACGCCGTCAATCTCCAGCTCCTCGGCGGGGTCTGGATCCTGCAGATCTTCCCGGCGGTCGCCGTCGGCCTGTTCACCGGCCGGCTGCATCCGCGCGCACTGCTCGCCGGATGGGCCACCGGTATGGCGGCGGGAACGTTCATGGTGGTGCGCGAGGGCTTCTCGTCCATCGTGCCCTTCGGTCCCGCCGACCAGCCCCTGCAGATCTACGCCGGGCTCGCCGCCCTCCTCCTCAATCTGGCCGTCGCCGTGCTCGGCACCGCGGCCCTCGAACGTCTCGGCGTCCCGCGCGGCGCCGACGCGACCGACCTGCCGTCCCGCCTGACCGTCAGGCGGCGCCCCGAGACGGGAGCGAACAACCCGTGA
- a CDS encoding DUF3311 domain-containing protein has product MARTGHQRLRYVAVAVLLLAPAAGLLWVPWYSGASPDLAGTPFFYWYQLAWVPGSGLCLLAAYALTRREGRDP; this is encoded by the coding sequence ATGGCACGGACCGGACACCAGCGGCTACGGTACGTCGCCGTCGCCGTGCTGCTGCTCGCGCCCGCGGCGGGGCTGCTGTGGGTCCCCTGGTACTCCGGTGCGAGCCCGGATCTGGCCGGGACGCCGTTCTTCTACTGGTACCAGCTCGCGTGGGTGCCGGGGAGCGGGCTCTGCCTGCTCGCCGCCTACGCGCTGACCAGGAGGGAAGGCCGCGACCCCTGA
- a CDS encoding carbon starvation CstA family protein, translating to MPASAMPESAHPAPEGPPSTPSGPSRMTPLTPRSALLWAAVALVGAVGWGVLALARGEEISAVWLVMAALGSYAIAYRFYSRFIVRRVLKPDDRRATPAERLDDGVDFQPTDRRVLLGHHFAAIAGAGPLVGPVLAAQMGYLPGTLWIVAGVIFAGAVQDMVVLFLSMRRDGKSLGQMARDEIGRAGGAAALIAVFAIMIILLGVLALVVVNALAHSPWGTFSVAMTIPIALFMGFWMHVIRPGRVVETSLIGVALLLLAIIGGSWIQNSSLADTFTLSPTTLVFCLVGYGFVASVLPVWMLLAPRDYLSTFMKIGTIALLAVGVVVAAPVMRADAVSDFASSGTGPVFAGSLFPFLFITIACGALSGFHALVASGTTPKLIQKESQVRMIGYGAMLMESFVAIMALIAAATLEPGLYYAMNAPAGLLGTTAESASHAVAGLGFTITPDQLTQAAKAVEEQTLIARSGGAPTLAVGMSEIFSGIFGGAALKAFWYHFAIMFEALFILTTVDAGTRVGRFMLQDMLGNVWKPLGRVNWKPGIWLCSGLVVAAWGYFLHSGATDPLGGINQLFPLFGIANQLLAAIALTVCTTVLIKSGRLRWAWVTGVPLAWVVAITFTAGWQKIFSDDPRVGFFAQRAKYADGIDAGQVLAPAKTLDDMHTVVTNSTVDGVLIALFLLLVAVVIVNAAVVCVRAVRSPVPLPTTESPYVESRIAVREDAAEPLVGARS from the coding sequence ATGCCCGCATCAGCCATGCCCGAATCCGCTCACCCGGCGCCGGAAGGCCCGCCGTCCACGCCGTCCGGTCCCTCCCGTATGACACCGCTGACACCGCGCTCGGCCTTGCTCTGGGCCGCTGTGGCACTGGTCGGCGCGGTCGGCTGGGGCGTTCTCGCGCTGGCCAGGGGCGAGGAGATCTCCGCGGTCTGGCTGGTGATGGCCGCCCTCGGCTCGTACGCCATCGCCTACCGCTTCTACTCCCGCTTCATCGTCCGGCGCGTGCTGAAGCCGGACGACCGGCGGGCCACTCCCGCCGAACGCCTCGATGACGGTGTCGACTTCCAGCCGACCGACCGCCGGGTGCTCCTCGGCCACCACTTCGCCGCCATCGCGGGCGCCGGGCCGCTGGTGGGGCCGGTCCTCGCGGCCCAGATGGGGTATCTGCCCGGCACCCTGTGGATCGTCGCCGGAGTGATCTTCGCCGGGGCGGTGCAGGACATGGTGGTGTTGTTCCTGTCCATGCGGCGGGACGGCAAGTCGCTCGGGCAGATGGCCCGGGACGAGATCGGCAGGGCGGGCGGCGCGGCGGCCCTGATCGCCGTGTTCGCCATCATGATCATCCTGCTCGGGGTGCTGGCCCTGGTCGTGGTCAACGCACTCGCCCACTCGCCGTGGGGCACCTTCTCCGTCGCCATGACCATCCCCATCGCCCTGTTCATGGGCTTCTGGATGCATGTCATCCGGCCCGGCCGGGTCGTCGAGACCAGCCTCATCGGGGTCGCCCTGCTGCTGCTCGCGATCATCGGCGGCAGCTGGATCCAGAACTCCTCGCTCGCCGACACCTTCACCCTCAGCCCGACCACCCTGGTCTTCTGCCTGGTCGGATACGGCTTCGTCGCCTCCGTCCTCCCGGTGTGGATGCTGCTCGCGCCCCGCGACTACCTCTCCACCTTCATGAAGATCGGCACCATCGCCCTGCTCGCTGTCGGGGTCGTCGTCGCCGCGCCCGTCATGCGCGCCGACGCGGTGAGCGACTTCGCCTCCTCCGGCACCGGCCCCGTCTTCGCCGGATCGCTCTTCCCGTTCCTCTTCATCACGATCGCCTGCGGCGCCCTCTCGGGCTTCCACGCACTGGTCGCCTCCGGAACCACTCCGAAGCTGATCCAGAAGGAGTCCCAGGTCCGGATGATCGGCTACGGCGCCATGCTCATGGAGTCGTTCGTCGCGATCATGGCCCTGATCGCCGCGGCCACCCTCGAACCCGGCCTCTACTACGCCATGAACGCCCCCGCCGGGCTCCTCGGCACCACCGCCGAGTCCGCCTCCCACGCGGTGGCGGGCCTCGGCTTCACCATCACGCCCGACCAACTGACGCAGGCGGCCAAGGCCGTGGAGGAACAGACGTTGATCGCCCGCTCGGGCGGCGCGCCCACCCTCGCCGTCGGCATGTCGGAGATCTTCTCCGGCATCTTCGGCGGGGCGGCCCTGAAGGCCTTCTGGTACCACTTCGCGATCATGTTCGAGGCCCTGTTCATCCTCACGACGGTCGACGCGGGCACCCGGGTCGGACGCTTCATGCTCCAGGACATGCTCGGCAACGTCTGGAAGCCCCTCGGCCGGGTCAACTGGAAGCCCGGCATCTGGCTGTGCAGCGGACTCGTCGTCGCAGCCTGGGGCTACTTCCTCCACTCCGGCGCCACCGACCCGCTGGGCGGAATCAACCAGCTCTTCCCGCTCTTCGGCATCGCCAACCAGCTGCTCGCGGCCATCGCCCTCACCGTCTGCACGACGGTGCTGATCAAATCCGGCCGACTGCGCTGGGCCTGGGTCACCGGCGTTCCGCTCGCCTGGGTGGTCGCGATCACCTTCACCGCGGGCTGGCAGAAGATCTTCTCCGACGACCCCCGGGTCGGTTTCTTCGCCCAGCGCGCCAAGTACGCCGACGGCATCGACGCCGGTCAGGTACTGGCGCCCGCCAAGACCCTCGACGACATGCACACCGTGGTCACCAACTCCACGGTCGACGGCGTCCTGATCGCCCTGTTCCTGCTGCTCGTCGCGGTGGTCATCGTCAACGCGGCCGTGGTGTGCGTCCGGGCCGTACGCTCACCCGTCCCGCTCCCGACGACCGAGTCGCCGTACGTCGAGTCCCGCATCGCTGTACGGGAGGACGCCGCCGAGCCACTGGTCGGGGCCCGCTCGTGA
- a CDS encoding YbdD/YjiX family protein, whose translation MNVRRWVRAVRWYLRELTGEAEYDRYCERHRGHHSHAPVPTRREYEVLRTLHRETHPQSRCC comes from the coding sequence GTGAACGTCCGGCGCTGGGTCCGGGCCGTGCGCTGGTACCTGCGCGAACTGACCGGAGAGGCGGAGTACGACCGCTACTGCGAGCGCCACCGCGGCCACCACTCGCACGCCCCGGTACCGACCCGGCGCGAGTACGAGGTACTGCGCACCCTGCACCGGGAGACCCATCCGCAGAGCCGCTGCTGCTGA
- a CDS encoding RpiB/LacA/LacB family sugar-phosphate isomerase, translating into MRISVSSDMDEPVARALLGQLRDRGHEVVTYGALSPGDDPQWAACSEAAAREVAAGNADQAVVCCWTGTGASIAANKVPGVRAALCTDAYTADGARRWNDANVLALSLRLTSEPLLKEILDAWFAAEASEDTEDRANVARVQRLDSGRSAR; encoded by the coding sequence ATGCGGATCTCCGTTTCCTCGGACATGGACGAACCCGTGGCTCGCGCCCTTCTCGGCCAACTGCGCGACCGCGGCCACGAAGTGGTGACATACGGGGCGCTGAGCCCCGGCGACGATCCGCAGTGGGCCGCCTGCTCCGAGGCGGCGGCCCGCGAGGTCGCCGCCGGGAACGCCGACCAGGCCGTCGTCTGCTGCTGGACCGGCACGGGCGCGTCCATCGCCGCGAACAAGGTGCCCGGAGTACGCGCGGCCCTGTGCACGGACGCCTACACGGCGGACGGCGCACGCCGCTGGAACGACGCCAACGTGCTCGCGCTCAGCCTGCGCCTGACGTCGGAGCCGCTGCTCAAGGAGATCCTCGACGCCTGGTTCGCCGCCGAGGCGAGCGAGGACACCGAGGACCGGGCGAACGTGGCCCGCGTGCAACGGCTCGACAGCGGCAGAAGTGCCCGGTGA
- a CDS encoding DeoR/GlpR family DNA-binding transcription regulator produces MSRDDRWKSLLELLVERGRLEVEEAAAELEVSAATIRRDFDQLAEQQMLVRTRGGAVVHGVSYELPLRYKTARRASEKQRIAKAVAGLVTAGEAVGLTGGTTTTEVARALAVRSDLASGSPALTIVTNALNIANELAVRPQFKIVVTGGVARPQSYELIGPLADGVLGQITIDLAVLGVVAFDVTHGAAANDEAEAAINRLLCERAERVVVAADSSKLGRRAFARICAVEAVDTLVTDTAADAETVGRFEEAGLRVITV; encoded by the coding sequence ATGTCCCGGGACGACCGCTGGAAGTCCCTGCTGGAGCTGCTCGTCGAGCGGGGCCGGCTGGAGGTCGAGGAGGCGGCTGCCGAGCTCGAGGTGTCGGCCGCGACGATCCGCCGCGACTTCGACCAGCTCGCCGAGCAGCAGATGCTGGTGCGCACCCGGGGCGGCGCGGTCGTGCACGGCGTGTCCTACGAACTGCCGCTGCGCTACAAGACCGCTCGCCGCGCCTCGGAGAAACAGCGCATCGCGAAGGCGGTCGCGGGCCTGGTCACAGCCGGTGAGGCGGTGGGTCTGACGGGCGGCACGACCACGACGGAGGTGGCGCGCGCGTTGGCCGTACGCAGCGATCTGGCCTCCGGTTCGCCCGCGCTGACGATCGTCACGAACGCGCTGAACATCGCCAACGAGCTCGCCGTGCGGCCCCAGTTCAAGATCGTGGTGACGGGCGGGGTCGCCCGCCCGCAGTCGTACGAGCTCATCGGGCCGCTCGCCGACGGTGTGCTCGGCCAGATCACGATCGACCTGGCCGTGCTGGGCGTGGTCGCCTTCGACGTCACGCACGGAGCGGCGGCGAACGACGAGGCGGAGGCCGCGATCAACCGGCTGCTGTGCGAGCGCGCCGAGCGTGTGGTGGTCGCCGCCGACTCCAGCAAGCTGGGGCGGCGGGCGTTCGCCCGGATCTGCGCGGTGGAAGCCGTGGACACGCTGGTCACGGACACGGCGGCCGACGCGGAGACGGTGGGACGGTTCGAGGAGGCCGGACTCAGGGTGATCACGGTCTGA